CCCAGCATGTGAGTGGCTCTCTGGCTAGCTAGGCATGAGAGGTATTATATCCCACTCTCCTCTGAGCCACACTGGCTCTGGCGCCCTTAAAGACAAGGGCAGTAGCTGCAATCCCGTGGTTAAGCACTGCACTCAGTGCTCCATCATGCTGTGATGTTGGGCACAAGTTATATGGGGCCAGATTAGTGAAAGGTAGGTAGGTGGGTTAGATGCATGTTTAGGCATCTAGatgcctttacaaatctggcccttaaactaAGTCTGAGCCCCTCAGGACCAGGCCCTAACTCACACACCCAAGCTATGGGGGCCTTAATTTACGTATTTGCTATGGCTTCTCAGTGGTGATGGATACATCCTTTATTGAAAGCAGGCAATGAATGTGAAGTAATCAGACTGCTCAATCTGTTGGCCCCAGGACTACCCGAGGACTTGTGCTTCCTTTGGCCAGCTAGAAAGAATAAAAAGCGTGGCACATGCTCGTTACCAGGATTTATTGATTGACTCAGGTGCAGTACAGTACAGGCAAACAGAgttcaaacaggtttcagagtagcagccgtgttagtctgtattcgcaacgagaacaggaggacttgcggcatcttagagactaacacatttatttgagcataagctcacttcatcggatactgaTACAACTGTCAGAAGCCAGTGcaatgcatccgctgaagtgagctgtagctcacgaaagcttatgctcaaataaatgttagtctctaaggtgccacaactagcGTTCAAACAGCCTGTCTAGCTCGGCACTCCATTAACAGGTTTTTTCCTTACTAGCAGTTATGAGCCACCAGCCCAGGGCACTGATTGCAGCTCCTTCGACATGGCTTTAAAgatactttgttttaaaacaaagccTATACAATATTCGTCCACGTAAACATTAGCTGCAATATTTGGGGTCAGTTCAGGAATATGCATTTGGCGTAGTACAAGAATCTGCTGCGAATACACATTGCTGGCAGGCATTTTCTCAGGGGACTTTACACCCTCTGTTTGATAcaagtttttttggggggggttatTGGCAGTTAGAGATGAGTGCACTGCTGGGAAGGGACACACGGCCCTAACAGGGTGTTACTTCTCTGAGCAAACCTTACAGAGTTGGCCATTTGTTTTTCAGGCTAAAGGGACTTGCCTGAGTCCTCCTGAGAGACAAGATCAGCCTGAagagtgggtgaaatcctggctccactgaagtctgggGAGAGAGGATTTCAAACACTGGCTGTAATAGTTTTGCACAAATTTTTCTGCGCACACCCTTCATTCGCTCCTCTTCCCTTAGTCAGGACAAGGGAAAACAGCCGTAGAACAAGTCTTTCAAAAACCAGCCAGGCCCCCTGCCATTGTTAGAAAACGCTCTAGCCAGATCTCTCTCCCTACAGAAGTTCCAAACGGACCTTTACTTAAGTGTGGCTCTGGCAGTGGAAGTAAAATCTGAGCTGAGGTTTTCACAggggactagtgatttttgggtgcccagcttgagtgTGGAGTTAAACAGAGCCAGCATCACTCCAGAGGCCCCTGCTCAGCAGGGGGAGTCTGAAAGGGAGGCTGTGGTGGGAGCGGGGTTAGGATTGGCAAGTGAACCCGCAGCTCTTTATTGGGCTCAGGACACTTTAGGGGCCTGCACTGAACAGAGGCTGGGGAAATGTTTACAAAGAAAATCAACAGCCGCATGGTGAAGTTTTTCTGGGTTTACGAGCAGTATCTGCTAAGTAACAGCTAGGACACTGCTGTCAAAGCGCCTCCCCCCCCCGTTATCTCCCAGCGCAGGGGCTCTCCACCTTTTTCTTCCAGAGCCCCTCCCCTCAACAGGCGATAAAAACTCCAcagcaactggttttctgcatgtaaaagccagggctggcaagCAGGGCAAGTGCCCAGGCCACACGCCACAAAGCTGAGTCTAGTAACTGTAAGCgagggggagagtgggggggtgcTCTGCACACCCTTTGAGGAAAGGCCTAGGATGACTAGAAGGCTCTAAACAGGCTGTTTCTAGTCTGTGGGATACTTCAGTCTGCTAACCTAGATCCCTGCCTCATCCTGCTAACAAAGctgcagtggggtgtggggcGTGCAAGAAGGGAATATTTAATAGGTGATCAGTACAAAGACCCTGCAGGACAGGCGAGGTCTTTGCTGCAGTATCACCAGGCCCAGCAATGCCTGAAGTCTGGCATCTAGTTACCGAGAAGAGCAAACAAAGGGGTAGATGGGAAAGTTCTGCATTTTAGATGTAAAGAAAAGCCACTGCACGAGTGACCCATGGCCAGTTGCCGGCCGTGCTCcctgcagtgacagctgggggAAACCAGGCCTTTACttgaacataatttttaaaaaaattcactgcCCACCCAGTCACTAGCCCTCACCAACCAGCACTTCTGCTCTGCCCAACATCAgctggctggagctgccagcgAGAGCCCTGGGGGCCCTGTCAGGAATGAGAGGTACCAGGGACGAGGATTTCTAAAAACACTGATGTTTGGGCTGGGCTTAAGGGCCGGGGGTGTTATCTTCCTCAGGCCACACGTCCCCACCGCCGGTTGTGCTGCCAGCAAGGACCCGGAGAGGCACTACGCTCAGGACATGGCTGCAGAACAGTCAGGGCTAGACAAACGCCACAGCCAGAGAGGCTCAGAAAGCTTTGGCATTCAACATGGGGAAAGGGGCTCACTGCGTGCAAGTGAGGGAGGGTTTAACAGCAGGGTGCTGGAGAACTGGGGTTGGTATTAACCATACTGCTCGGCCTGCTCAGTGAACTCAAGAAGGGATAAGAAGTCAGTGCAGGCAGCTGAAGGAGCAAGCCAGGCCCTGACCTTCGGCCACCCTGGAGTTAGTGGTCCTCAAGCTGCCGTGCCAGGCAGGCTGGGAAATGGAAATGCTGCAGTCCTGCTGTTTGAAGGGCAAGGGATCCAGCCCCCAGTGGTTTGGAGAAGGAACCAAACCCCCGCCAGCAGCTCAGCCAGCTGGGAATGCCCCTGAGCCTGGCACATACAAACAGCAGCCCCCATCCCCCGTGATTTGGGTGGCAGGGGAGTGGCCATGGATGGCATAAGGCCTCAGTGAGAGAACGTGGCTCAACCCAGGGTCTCAGAGCACCGTGATGCCAGGTTGGGGCTGGGAGAGCTGCTACATTGGCACACAGCGCCCCTGCAGACGGGGGCTTAAAGCAGATGCTCCCCCATACGCCAGCTGTATGCGTAACCACCAGCAGGTGGCAGAGAGGTAACAGCAACACCAACACACCAGCAACAGACCCTGGTACATGCAGGAGTGAGCAACGACCACAAagtccaccccagccctgcctttgcAGGAGCTCCCCAGCACAGGGAGCCATCACTGGCTGCCGCTGGGGCTCTCCCCCTTAGTGAGGGTTTTAAAATCCATGgacagggccagctcctcagccaggGGCGGCCGCTTCCACTCGTCCCGCGTCAGGATGTAGCCGATCACCAGCCCAAAGACGATGAGAAGCAGGCCCAGGACGTTGGCCAGGATCCCTTCAGGCACGAATGAGCTGTAGGTGGCCCtgtaggagcagagaggggctgtgCTGAGAACAaggctccctccagcagggaacaCCCAGAGGAGGAAAACGTCTGCCCTGCCACACAACTGGCTCCCTGGGGTTCAGCCCAGACCTCTTTACCAGCTTCTCCCACCCACGGCCCAGGAAATCACACCCAACCTTCCTGAGGCTGCAGTGGGAGCGTTTCCTCTCCTCTGAGGCACCTGTTCGTGGCCACGGCCAGAGGCAGGAACACATGCTAATGGTCTGGGTCGAGATGGCAAACACTACAGCCGCAAGAAATGCTCTCCAGCTACTTTGCTGCCTCAGGCAATTGCCTGTTCTAAAACAGGGGGGTGTCACGCTCCCCATCACAGCAGCAGCATGGCAAGTGAGCTGCAGAGCCATATGGAGCCAAATCTGCAGCAGGGTTTCCTAGAGCTGTGTTAGAGgtggtttgggggcaggggggactgggagtcTTGCCTGCAGTGAGAAGGGCTTTGAAGTGCTATTGCATCTCCCAGCCATTTTGGGTCTGGGGTTGACCGACAGCTGACACCGCCCCGCCTGCACATGCTGGAGGGATCGATCAAAGAAGGGGGTTTGCCATTGGTAGTGTAATTTACACTAACCCACGTCAATTCTCCCCGTCAGAAACAATCCTGTAAAACGTTTCAATCTACGTTTTCTAAGGGCAAATTTTTCAGGTGAAAGATTTCCAGCAGCTCCAATCATTAGGGGGCCGTGGGTAACCCTGCTACCTCCCTGGAGGGGCAGTTCCCCCAGCTCACCAGGGAAAGTTTTGCTGGCACTGGCCAGGGATTCTTCTGTATATTTTTGCCACAGAGGCCGTTGTCTTTGAGAAAAGTCAGATTTGCCCACTGAGGGCCTGAACCAGCCAGGGGCTGTCGTCACACCCCCACGCCCCCCaagggaaggcagatcagcactgtaCATTGCTAATGCTGTTGTAGGCATTGCAAAGCATTctgggaagggttaaaggtgtgagtgtggGTGAAAGGTTCCTTTGCAGGGCCAACGAGGGGGAAAACAACTGATGTAGCATCCCTAAAGCTAAGATGTTTTGGGAAAAACCGAAGAAGCCACAAAAGGCTGGCTTGGACCCAGTACAAAGAGCACAGGGGGGCAAAAGTCCCGGACCAAGATGCCCCCAAAGGACCCTAAGGTTTAAAACCCTCCCAAGAGCTGAAGCAAATTGGAGATTGGCAGCGGACCCTGGACAACCTGTGCACACAGGACAGTACTcccgtccacccctccccctcttcttcttacattacacccaggcctggccagcctcgggtagtgcgggtatgagtatgaaagtgggttagggcttggggcaccaacgctttcttccttcctctgagtgacatggggagcacccatcactctccgctgttattttattattttatcaataacgCTTTAAAACTCAGTTGCTTGATGTGCTCCATCATCTCCCCCTCCGACGATCCTGTGGCCTGAGCGTGATCACCTGACGCCTCCGGCAGATTGggaacagaaatctgtcacagttttggtggagaattgctaacaaaATCTATCACACTGAACGCCCCATGTTTATGAGATGTGAGGGCCCTCACACTGAGGGAGGTTCAGTGATAGGATTGAAATCTGGGTCCGTACGACCCATTCACTCAATTTCCCGGGGAGGTGCTGGCCTGGGGCAAGGGTGTCTTTTTCTAAACTCATGGGGGATGCTGTGAATTTCAAAGGGCAGAAGCCGCAACCCAGATGCTTCAGTCACTTACTGGATATTGAAGAGGAGCAGCTCCTTGATGCCTAGCAAACATGTGGCAATGGAGAGAACGAAGAGGAAGACACCGAAGAAGACGTGCTGTGGTTTGTATCTGCTACGGAGTGAGAAGGACGTTCCAGGAAACAGGAAGAAGCTGAAGCCCATGAGCCActggaggagaagaagaaagtgCAGAGGGGCTTAAAGGACCTTTCCCTGCAGAGCCCAGGTTTCCCATTGGAATTTGGTGTTATTACAACAGGCCTCAGAAATTGGAGCAAATTAGGTCCTGGTCCAGCTAACCAAGGATTGGAGATTGTGGGCTAGTCCAGCCAAGCCCTGCTTAGATGCTGGCACAGCCACAAGCTCTGGCCTGCAGCCAAGGAACAGAGCCTGGAGATTCAAAACAAATCCACCCAAGCTGGGGATACAACCCAGCAGTCCTGACCCctagcccctgctctaaccactggtgAACTCTGCCTGTCGGGCACGTACATAGCTCTCCTGAAGggcaccctcctcctcctcacctggaTGAAGTAGAGGCTGAAGGCTGTTATTCCACACCAGCTATGCAGGCTATACATGTCTGCAAAGCCTTTCTTCCTGTGGTAATCGAACACGGCTATCACACCTGCAGGGATGGCAGGAAGCGGCCGGTTAAAGCAGCGCTCTCATCAGCACTGGAGTCCCATTCATTAGCCCATATGCACACACCCCTCACTTGGGGGTCTAGCCTGTAAACAGCAAGGCCAGCTGGACCCACCCCCCAACCCGGCATGGGGAGAAGAGCCCCAAACCGCAGGCGCTGAACCTGGGGAGCAAAGGCTCTGCTCTGAGAACCTTTCTGGGATGATCTTGTCGTTGTGACAGAAGAGGGTGGATTTAAAAGCCTCCTGAGCAGGACGCCGCTGACCCGCTGCTCTTGGAAGCCTCCAGCCAACACAGTGGCcttaggggcagggggctgccacGCGGGTCCTTCCAGGTCACCTTTCCACTGTGGCATCCGAGACTCACCCACAAGGGCGATGACCAGCGCAAAGGCGTGGAGGAGCCCATGGAGGATTTTGGCTGAGCGTTTGGTCTCATTCCTGAAGACCCGGTAAACCAGGAGAGCTGGGAGAGAGAAACGTGTGAGAGACAggcagtgggggtgggcagggaacaGCCTCCTCGGCTCTGCAGCCCAGAGCAAAGGGAGCCTTCCCCAGGCCAGGTGGGCTAAGCGCAGCAAACGAAGCCTGGGAGCGGTGGGGTCCCAGGGCCCTGAGGAGGGAAGAATCAGCACTAAAATGAATGCATCAGAGCcgctggagggaggcagaggatgactcatgCTGACGGGAGCATAAAGCACTTCTTGTTCTCCCAACTGCCTTTTCCAAATTTAATTTGCTACAATTAATCTTTTAAGCCCCAGGGATTGTCTGGGGGGCACCTGCTGATGCACTTTCCCCATCACGACGCTGTTCAGCCGCAACTGGCTCTCTGCCCAAGTGGCCGTCTGGAAGACAATTACTGCCCCCAGCTCTCCACAATCACATTAGTGTGAAACGGAGCAGGGCCCAACGCCGACCTCCAGGCAGCCCTGTTAAGTGCTCTGCCTGATGCGGGTTCTGTGTGGGTAGTGAGAGCAGGAATCTCACTACCCGCACGCGGCTGCTTTTCATAGGGTTTCACTGCACTGTCACCAGAGACAGATGAGGGATCTGGTAACATCCTACTCCAGCACCAAGGCCAAACAGGTACGTGCCTCGTACTGAAGTAACCCAGTGCAGACAGGGTCAGTGCACCTATtactagggtgatcagacaggaagtgtgaaaaatcgggacaggaggtggggggggtaataggcgcctatgtaagacagccccaaatatcaggactgtccctataaaaatcaggacatctggtcaccctacgtatTACCCCAGCTCCAGTCCCCATTGCTAACACCGGGGGGACAGCTTTGTCCTTGGCCAGGTTGGCTACCTGGACCGAGTTACCTTCTTAGTGTCAAAGCCCTAATACTGCTGAACCGCAGCCGTGCAATGAAAGGTATGAAGGCCACGATCCCAAGCCAATTACTCACATggaaatcaggagtcactccattTTTAAGGCTGCACTGACACACCTAGACTTTCCAGCAAAGCAGCTGGAGGCATCTGTGTGATTGTGGCAGTGAAGGGGTCATTTCCAGCAGAGCTCAGAAGCCTGGCTGAGAGGTAGGTAGCATTTTGAATGCTCTTCGCCCTTCAGCAATTCAACATCAGGATCCCAACTTACCATCCCCTTGGAGAAAGACCATGCCAATGATCATGCAGAGAGGGTGGACGTTGAACTGCAGCGCACTTTCCCAAGCAATACCGCCCCGGTATTGGCCCATCCAGGCTCCGGTCATGGCAATCACAGTCAAACCTAACAGCTGAGAGACTGCCATGTAACAGGAGAGTCCTGCTGGGCTCGAAGGCCTTGTGAGACTGTCCTCCATGCCAGGCGAGGCCAGGGACACTCCTGGGACAAAATCTCAGACTGCAAGAACAAGGAGAAAAGTGATCAGCATGGCAACCCAACAGCATGCTGGGGACACTGGGCTACCCATAGGGACCAGACGTATCTGTCACTCCTCTTCACCAGGGATGTGAACTCTGCTCAACTTCTACTGAGATCAATCTCAGGGATTAGAAACCTGCTATCAAGACCCATCCCTAGTTTTCCGCCCATCCTGACTCAGAACCAAGTCTCCCCAGAGCAGCTTGCTACTCAGCTTCAGACAGGACCTGAGAACCCTAAtccacccactcccagctctaAGAGAGCCTATGGAGCTGGCCAGCCCACAGCTCCTTGCTCCATTCCTCGCACTCACTGCTCTGTAAAACCAGCCCAGATATTACTGTGATGGACGTAGAGAAGTGCAGCTCTGACACTGCGTTGCTGGCATGTAGACGGGCAGCACTCGGCTGTTGAATTTAATTGTCTTATTCAGTATTTATCTGGAGGGAGACGCACCCAGAGGGAGGCAGGCCGGGTACTGTGTCTACGCCGCAGAGACAAACCCACGGCACAGGTCAGTGGGCTCCAGctcacagggctggggctgctgggctACAAATAGCAGGTGAGCTTAAACTggaacatctgcactgctatttttagccctgcagccccagccccacaagcctgagtccaTTATTCCAGGCTCAGCGACTCAGGGCCATGGggtttgattgcagtgtagacacacgcCTGGGCTAGGATTCCCCTGGGGGtggatttcattttaaagaacTAGAAGGGAGAGGGCCAGAAACAGGTCTGCCAAACTGGCCAgtcaagttttttttccacagagcTTAGTGGCAGCTTTCAGTGTCTCCCCACATTGGCCAACACTGCTCTAGCCCTGACCTGCCTCCATACAGACAGAAGCTTCCTGGTTTGCCTAGAGCCAGTCAGGGGACAATCACGGGACAGGGTTAGCTTGCGGTGTTATAATGATCTCTCAAACGCTCACCTGGTGCAAGAGGTTTGGCTGGACGACTTAGcacagatgacaggtttcagaggggcagccctgcgagtctgtatcagcagaaagaacgaggaggacttgtggcaccttctgCCCCTCCAACCCCACGAACATgacacagttctgtggtgacctagaatcctattttcgacgtctccgactcaaggaatatttccaacatacctctgaacaacatactaatccacagacaCCTCCCTACCAAGacgacaaaaagaaggattctaggtggactcctgaaggtcgagacagcagactggacttctacataaagtgcttctgccgacgtacacgggctgaaattgtggaaaagcagcatcacttgccccataacctcagccgtgcggaacacaatgccatccacagcctcagaaacaactctgacatcataatcaaaaaagctgacaaaggaggtgctgttgtcatcatgaataggtcggaatatgaacaagaggctgcttggcagctctccaacaccactttctacaagccattaccctctgatcccactgagagttaccaaaagaaactacaccatctgctcaagaaactccctgaaaaagcacaagaacaaatccgcacagacacacccctggaaccctgacccgggatattctatctgctacccaagatccataaacctggaaatcctgggcgccccatcatctcaggcattggcaccctgacagcaggattatctggctatgtagactccctcctcaggccctacgctaccagcactcccagctaccttcgagacaccactgacttcctgaagaaactacaatccatcggtgatcttcctgataacaccatcctggccactatggatgtagaagccctctacaccaacattccacataaagatggactacaagccgtcaagaacactatccccgataatgtcacggctaacctggtggctgaactttgtgactttgtccccaaatgtaaaatagttatgggtgaggacaa
The DNA window shown above is from Natator depressus isolate rNatDep1 chromosome 27, rNatDep2.hap1, whole genome shotgun sequence and carries:
- the CYB561 gene encoding transmembrane ascorbate-dependent reductase CYB561, with amino-acid sequence MEDSLTRPSSPAGLSCYMAVSQLLGLTVIAMTGAWMGQYRGGIAWESALQFNVHPLCMIIGMVFLQGDALLVYRVFRNETKRSAKILHGLLHAFALVIALVGVIAVFDYHRKKGFADMYSLHSWCGITAFSLYFIQWLMGFSFFLFPGTSFSLRSRYKPQHVFFGVFLFVLSIATCLLGIKELLLFNIQATYSSFVPEGILANVLGLLLIVFGLVIGYILTRDEWKRPPLAEELALSMDFKTLTKGESPSGSQ